In Bacillus sp. SM2101, the following proteins share a genomic window:
- a CDS encoding putative holin-like toxin, whose translation MTVYEALMVALGFSSVIIALVALFVHMQSNNNK comes from the coding sequence ATGACTGTATACGAGGCATTAATGGTAGCGTTGGGATTTTCTTCAGTGATAATCGCACTTGTTGCGTTGTTTGTGCATATGCAGTCGAATAACAACAAATAG